Below is a genomic region from Gammaproteobacteria bacterium.
CGCTTTACGCGGGCGACGATGGCTGCCTGATGACCAACGCGCTGCTCGCCATGAACTACGATCGCGCGCTGTTGATGATCTCCAGCTACTCGAACCCCTTGCGCTGCCTGCAGCATGCCGCCGATATCGGCTACGCGGTGAGTGGCTTCATGCTGGCGCCGTTGACATTCGGCATCTACAGCTCGGAACCCAAAGTCAGGAAGCAAATCGGGATGCTGCGGGAAACCAATAGAGCCTTCTACAGCGAAGACATGTATCTATTGGCCGGCGTGCTGTTCGACAAACACCAAAGCACTAATCTCTCAACTCCGCTGCGCAAGCTGCTTACAGCGCTGTAGGCTAAGCAAAATTATTTAAATCTGGAGAAGCGGCAATGGCAGACAAATCTAGACAGCCCGGCAACCCGACGGGAGCGGACAATACCGCCAAAGATCCCGAGGACTGGAAGACGGGCGACGAACCCATGACCGGCGCACAGCGCTCATATCTGCATACGCTGGCCGCCGAGGCCGGTGAGAAAGTCGATGACGAGCTGACCAAAGCGCAGGCGGCGCAACGCATCGAGGAACTTCAGCGCAAGACGGGTCGTGGACGGAGTTGAGTATCCGGTGACAACGTGAAACAGGCTCATCGCGCCGAATAACGGGATCGCGGCGGCGCGAATCGATTCCAATTGTTGCCGCGCCGTAATGAGCAGGGCATGAAATGTGGAGGTAAGCAAAATGCAAGAGACCATCGAAGCAGACTATCAAACCTTTCTAGCGGACAGCGATAGCGCGTTCGGCGCGGTGCGAAGGGTCGCACCGAACGGCCAGCAGGTGCTGGTTATTTACGTGGAGAACGCGGGTGATTCGTGGTGCCGTTCGACGCGGTAGACTCGGTACATGCGCAGAAGATCATTCTGAACCCCGAGAAACTGACGCCTGAGTTGCGTAAGGCCATAGATCACACGCACGACGACGAGTCGCGTTATCCACCGTAAGCCCGACGCACAACGTTGCACCGGCACTGCCACTCATTGGCCAAACGCGGCGCATGCAAAGTACTGTGGCATGAATATCCAGACATAAAGGGACGACCATGACTCAAGATGCCAAGACTACAACCGATCACGAGGAGATTCGCGCCTGGGTAGCGGCGCGTGACGGCGTACCCGCCACCGTCGCCAGCACCGCCGACAAGGAGCCAGGCGTGTTAAGAGTTCTGTTTCAGGCGCAGCAAAGCGGCGATGCGCTGGAAGAGATCTCCTGGGACGACTTCTTCGAAAAGTTCGAGGAGGAAAAGCTCGCATTTCTCTATCAAAGTGAAACAAAACAAGGCGAGCGAAGCCGGTTTTTCAAGTTCGTGAATCGTTCATGATCGCGTCGCCGTCGCTTGCGTGAAAGAAGCAACCCTTCAATCCACCGGCGATCCGTGGGCCGAAATTTTGGAACGCGCTCCATGGTTCCATAACCTGCACCTGCCGGACGGCACTCAGACCGCACCCGAGCATCCGCTGGGCGATTTTCCGGCGTTCAAATGGGCGGCGATCGCGGCGCACATTCCTGTCGATCTGCACGGATGGCGTGTGCTGGACGTAGGCTGTAACGCAGGTTTTTACAGCATCGAACTGGCGCGCCGCGGCGCGCACGTAACAGCCGTGGACATCGATCCGCATTATCTCGATCAGGCCCGCTGGGCCGCGCGGCGATGCCGCGTGCAGGACGCGATCACGTTCTGGCAACAGCCTGTATACGCCCTGGCCCATGACCCTGCGAGCTACGACCTGGTGTGGTTCATGGGCGTCTTCTATCATCTGCGTTACCCGACCCTGGCGCTGGATATCCTGCGCCGCAAGACGCGCAAACTGATGATGTTCCAGAGCCTGACCATGCCGGGTGACCATGTGCTGACGCCGCCTGAAAATCTGCCTATCGATGCGCGTGAACGTATGCTGGAGCCTGGCTGGCCCCGGATGGCGTTCATCGAACTGCGGCTAGCGGACGATCCCACTAACTGGTGGGCGCCGAACCATGCGTGCGTGGAGGCGATGCTGCGTGCAAGCGGGTTTCGCGTGCGCGCGCGGCCGGATCATGAATGTTATCTATGCGAGCCGGACGGCGTGACGCCCATACGCCACGACGAAGAACTGCGCGCGGCGGTGAACCTTACCTCGAAATAATCGAATAATGTTTCACGCATCATCGAATTCATCCGGAACCCAGCGCAAGGTCAGTATCGTACACGCTTCTTCCACCTGCCAGCGGTGGTGCAGATTCTCTCCCCAGATGACGAAATCGCCTTGTCTTCGTAACGTGTAGCACCGCATCTGACCTTTCGAAAATTTCTGATCGCGGGCAAATTGCAACCGAAAGCGGCCCGCGTCACTCACCATCACCGAAAGCGTGCGTCCCATGCTGGGCGGCTTGGCCACGCCGCGCGGATCGCCGGCGGGATGGGTCATCCATTTCATGCATAGCGAATGAGAACGTCGGTCGGCAGGCATGTAACGAAGATCGCAGACACCGGCCAGCCGGGCTTTGGCCCATTCGCTGAAGCCGATAAACCAGCCCGTACCCCCGGTATCGAGATCGGCGACGTTGTTGAATTCGATATCCATAGCGCCCTGAGTGATCGTCGGCCCCCGCTACCAGACACGCCGACCCTGAGCGCTGGCGGCAACTGTTAGCCAGCCGGCTTGTCTATAAAACCCTTTGCTTGGTCGTCGGGCGAATATTTAAGGATTGTGATTTGAAACAAAGGATTTTGACTTGAATCGAATAGGGCTTGCAATCGGCGTGCTTGTTATCGTCGCGGTCGCCTCCGGCGTGTTTTTATTGAACGGCACGCGTGAAGCGGGTTCCGCGCAGCAAAAGCCTATGACACGTGAGCTGGCGACACCCGTGATCGTGGCGCCAGTGGTCAAAAGCTTGTTGGCCGACCGCATCGAGGCGCTTGGCACCACCCACGCCAACGAATCGATAGTCGTAACAGCCGACGTGATGGGCCGCGTTGAGAAAGTGAATTTCCGGGATGGGATGAAGGTGCAGCGCGGCGCTGATCTGATCGTGCTGGATTACAAAGAAGAACAGGCGCAACTCGCCGCGGCGCGCGCGAATCTGGAAGCGCAGCAGACCAAGCACGAACGGCTGGTGCAGCTGGTGGCCCAGCAATCGGCGGC
It encodes:
- a CDS encoding DUF3072 domain-containing protein; amino-acid sequence: MADKSRQPGNPTGADNTAKDPEDWKTGDEPMTGAQRSYLHTLAAEAGEKVDDELTKAQAAQRIEELQRKTGRGRS
- a CDS encoding TIGR04290 family methyltransferase; this translates as MKEATLQSTGDPWAEILERAPWFHNLHLPDGTQTAPEHPLGDFPAFKWAAIAAHIPVDLHGWRVLDVGCNAGFYSIELARRGAHVTAVDIDPHYLDQARWAARRCRVQDAITFWQQPVYALAHDPASYDLVWFMGVFYHLRYPTLALDILRRKTRKLMMFQSLTMPGDHVLTPPENLPIDARERMLEPGWPRMAFIELRLADDPTNWWAPNHACVEAMLRASGFRVRARPDHECYLCEPDGVTPIRHDEELRAAVNLTSK